In Gordonia iterans, the following proteins share a genomic window:
- a CDS encoding Fpg/Nei family DNA glycosylase — MPEGHALHRLARRQQKQFGGQRVAVSSPQGRFGPEAALLDGLVFQSAEAWGKHLVYRFGASSLPDGDRSCRLVHIHLGIYGAFTEEPLPMPEPTGQVRLRMVGDDLGVDLRGPNSCELYTPADLDALVARLGPDPLRGDAEPDHARARIARSRRAIGSLLMDQKVIAGVGNIYRAEVLFRAGIDPMRPGTTLTRDEFDTIWADLAELMPIGMATGRIHVVRPEDDHGAPAYAPNRPRTYVYRRAGEPCRLCGTTILWRELEGRNLFWCPACQS, encoded by the coding sequence GTGCCCGAGGGGCATGCGCTGCACCGGCTCGCCCGGCGGCAGCAGAAGCAGTTCGGAGGGCAGCGCGTCGCGGTGAGCAGCCCGCAGGGGCGGTTCGGTCCGGAGGCCGCGCTGCTCGACGGCCTCGTCTTCCAGAGCGCCGAAGCGTGGGGCAAGCACCTCGTCTACCGGTTCGGAGCGTCCTCGCTCCCCGACGGGGACCGCTCCTGTCGGCTCGTGCACATCCACCTGGGCATCTACGGCGCCTTCACCGAGGAGCCGCTGCCGATGCCCGAGCCGACCGGGCAGGTCCGGCTGCGAATGGTCGGCGACGACCTGGGCGTCGACCTGCGCGGTCCGAACTCCTGTGAGCTCTACACCCCGGCCGACCTCGACGCGCTCGTCGCTCGGCTCGGTCCCGACCCGCTGCGCGGCGACGCCGAGCCCGATCACGCTCGGGCGCGGATCGCGCGCTCGCGGCGCGCGATCGGCTCCCTGCTCATGGACCAGAAGGTGATCGCAGGGGTCGGCAACATCTATCGCGCCGAAGTGCTGTTCCGGGCCGGGATCGACCCGATGCGCCCGGGCACCACGCTGACCCGGGACGAGTTCGACACGATCTGGGCGGACCTCGCCGAACTGATGCCGATCGGAATGGCGACTGGACGCATCCACGTCGTACGTCCCGAGGACGACCACGGCGCTCCCGCCTACGCGCCGAATCGGCCCCGTACCTATGTCTACCGGCGGGCGGGGGAGCCGTGCCGACTGTGCGGGACGACGATCCTGTGGCGTGAGCTGGAGGGCCGCAATCTCTTCTGGTGTCCAGCCTGTCAGTCGTGA
- a CDS encoding L,D-transpeptidase family protein, translated as MKLNKGFSTVFSAKPSGRRQSRTARLVAVAVSAAALSLTVPAVATAEPVTVIPGLPPVELPQIPGAPSPEKSKPKPKATPPAEPGVPAMPNVSTPTGYVALAVDQDHTIYWWKDGRFVRKMPISMGSDRHPTPNGIYRTMEKYRDMYMDSSTYGVPIDSPDGYRTYVEYATRMSNSGIFIHAAPWSVNQQGNTNVSHGCINVSTENGKWVYDNVGRGTPIVVKGTVGGGNAQTSRVGS; from the coding sequence ATGAAGCTGAACAAAGGGTTTTCCACAGTGTTTTCCGCCAAGCCCTCGGGCCGACGTCAGAGTCGCACCGCCCGGCTCGTCGCTGTCGCCGTCAGCGCGGCAGCGTTGTCCCTCACCGTCCCCGCAGTCGCGACCGCGGAGCCGGTCACGGTGATTCCCGGCCTCCCGCCGGTCGAGTTGCCGCAGATCCCCGGCGCGCCGAGCCCGGAGAAGTCCAAGCCGAAGCCGAAGGCCACGCCGCCGGCCGAGCCCGGTGTTCCGGCCATGCCGAACGTGTCGACGCCGACCGGCTACGTCGCGCTCGCGGTGGATCAGGACCACACCATCTATTGGTGGAAGGACGGCCGCTTCGTCAGGAAGATGCCGATCTCGATGGGTTCGGACCGGCACCCGACGCCGAACGGCATCTACCGCACCATGGAGAAGTACCGTGACATGTACATGGACTCCTCCACCTACGGCGTGCCGATCGATTCGCCGGACGGCTACCGCACCTATGTCGAGTACGCCACCCGGATGTCCAACTCGGGCATCTTCATCCACGCCGCTCCGTGGTCGGTGAACCAGCAGGGCAACACCAACGTGAGCCACGGCTGCATCAACGTGAGCACCGAGAACGGCAAGTGGGTCTACGACAACGTCGGCCGCGGTACTCCGATCGTCGTCAAGGGCACCGTCGGCGGCGGCAACGCTCAGACCAGCCGCGTCGGTTCCTGA
- a CDS encoding M48 family metallopeptidase, producing MDSHAPIPSVPGVFDPLVAEPPVHQPGPDAVWRPPAPYSGPPRLHPWEIPLLVLLVLLTLLGYAAILLLVSNGMISDYFLALLAMPLIIFLARGLLFAQQRVNGVQMTPTQFPEGYRMMVDAAARYGLHYVPDGFVVSGNGAVNAFASGHGFRRYIVVYSDLFEVGGRARSPEALEFVIGHEVGHIAAGHTSYWRQLLTGTLMSVPILGTTLSRAQEYSADNYGYYTRPSGAPGAIGLLSAGKYMLSAVDFDQFADRATREKGFFVTLVNLFSTHPVLTWRAAALRDRSRSGSLFRRPTAIKRGVGSGHAVPIAPPPAPTDLPPGALPNGLNPPPKF from the coding sequence GTGGACAGCCACGCGCCCATCCCCTCTGTTCCCGGCGTCTTCGATCCCCTCGTGGCGGAGCCGCCGGTCCATCAACCCGGCCCCGACGCGGTCTGGCGACCGCCGGCCCCGTACTCCGGGCCGCCCCGCTTGCACCCGTGGGAGATCCCACTCCTGGTGCTGCTGGTCCTGCTGACACTGCTCGGCTACGCGGCGATCCTGCTGCTCGTCTCGAACGGCATGATCAGCGACTACTTCCTGGCGCTGCTGGCGATGCCGCTCATCATCTTTCTCGCGCGCGGCCTGTTGTTCGCTCAGCAGCGGGTCAACGGGGTGCAGATGACGCCCACGCAGTTCCCCGAGGGCTACCGGATGATGGTCGACGCCGCCGCGCGCTACGGCCTGCACTATGTTCCCGACGGATTCGTGGTCAGCGGCAACGGCGCGGTCAACGCGTTCGCGTCCGGACACGGGTTCCGCCGCTACATCGTCGTCTACTCGGACCTGTTCGAGGTGGGCGGCCGCGCCCGCAGTCCGGAGGCGCTGGAGTTCGTGATCGGGCACGAGGTGGGCCACATCGCGGCCGGGCACACCTCCTACTGGCGACAGCTGCTCACCGGAACCCTGATGTCGGTGCCGATCCTGGGCACCACGCTCTCCCGCGCCCAGGAATACAGCGCCGACAACTACGGCTACTACACGCGGCCGTCCGGCGCTCCGGGAGCGATCGGCCTGCTCTCGGCCGGCAAGTACATGCTCAGCGCCGTCGACTTCGATCAGTTCGCCGACCGGGCGACGCGCGAGAAGGGATTCTTCGTCACCCTGGTGAATCTGTTCTCGACGCACCCGGTCCTCACCTGGCGCGCCGCCGCGCTCCGGGACCGCAGCCGGTCGGGTTCGTTGTTCCGCCGTCCGACTGCGATCAAGCGCGGCGTCGGGAGCGGGCACGCCGTGCCGATAGCGCCGCCGCCTGCGCCGACGGATCTGCCGCCGGGCGCCCTGCCCAACGGTCTGAATCCGCCGCCCAAGTTCTGA
- a CDS encoding ribose-5-phosphate isomerase, translated as MRIYLGADHAGFERKNEIADHLRAAGHEVVDCGAHEYDALDDYPPFCIEAAERVVADPGSLGIVLGGSGNGEQIAANKVKGARCALAWSVETAQLAREHNNAQLIGLGGRMHSKEEALAIVDAFVSTAWSEEPRHQRRIDLLADYERTGENHLPQA; from the coding sequence ATGCGGATTTACCTGGGTGCCGACCATGCCGGTTTCGAGCGCAAGAACGAGATCGCCGATCATCTGCGAGCAGCCGGCCACGAGGTGGTCGACTGCGGAGCCCACGAGTACGACGCCCTCGACGACTACCCGCCGTTCTGCATCGAGGCCGCCGAGCGTGTGGTCGCCGATCCGGGCAGCCTGGGCATCGTCCTCGGCGGCAGCGGAAACGGCGAACAGATCGCGGCGAACAAGGTCAAGGGTGCGCGCTGCGCACTGGCCTGGAGCGTCGAGACCGCGCAACTGGCGCGCGAGCACAACAACGCGCAGCTGATCGGACTCGGCGGCCGCATGCACTCGAAGGAGGAGGCCCTGGCGATCGTCGACGCCTTCGTTTCGACCGCCTGGTCGGAGGAGCCGCGTCACCAGCGCCGCATCGACCTGCTGGCCGACTACGAGCGCACCGGCGAGAACCACCTGCCGCAGGCCTGA
- a CDS encoding mycothiol-dependent nitroreductase Rv2466c family protein, whose amino-acid sequence MAERDRVDFWFDPLCPWCWITSRWILEAERVRPIEVNFHIMSLAVLNENRDIPDSYREMLARAMEPVRVLAATQARHGDAAVAELYTAMGTRRHNEGEQDMSAVIAQALADAGLEADLADAATTTEYDDAVRTSHHEGMDKVGDDVGTPTIHVNDVAFFGPVLSRIPRGEEAGRVWDGVVALASYPHFFELKRTRTEDPEFG is encoded by the coding sequence ATGGCTGAACGTGATCGCGTGGACTTCTGGTTCGACCCGCTGTGCCCGTGGTGCTGGATCACCTCGCGCTGGATCCTCGAAGCCGAGCGGGTTCGGCCTATCGAGGTGAACTTTCACATCATGAGCCTGGCGGTGCTCAACGAGAACCGGGACATCCCGGACTCCTACCGGGAGATGCTCGCCCGGGCGATGGAGCCGGTGCGGGTGCTGGCCGCGACGCAGGCCCGGCACGGCGATGCGGCCGTCGCCGAGCTGTATACGGCGATGGGTACCCGGCGGCACAACGAAGGGGAGCAGGACATGTCGGCGGTGATCGCACAGGCCCTCGCCGATGCGGGACTGGAGGCGGACCTGGCTGACGCGGCGACGACGACCGAGTACGACGACGCTGTCCGCACCAGCCATCACGAGGGCATGGACAAGGTCGGCGACGACGTCGGTACGCCCACGATTCACGTCAACGACGTCGCCTTCTTCGGTCCGGTGCTCTCCCGGATCCCGCGCGGCGAGGAGGCGGGCCGCGTCTGGGACGGCGTCGTCGCCCTGGCCTCGTACCCGCACTTCTTCGAGCTCAAACGCACCCGGACCGAAGACCCGGAGTTCGGCTGA
- a CDS encoding PE-PPE domain-containing protein gives MGGTGESTPGDDPASVTGMLARVTDELDERFSARWVPYPASYGPAASLDGECYLSSVARGVTALAQAIDDAVAEQPDRPVMLIGYSQGAVVIRSLLARPATGRYAASVAGLGFVADPHQPPGAVPGCDGWGVAGRGPDLPAEIPAFWVGAPDDVICNASPDSLIRDVADLSGMFSVDQVRTWLADVYTRVRDAELQNAARTRLAPSQWIRDVRRLAIAAREVRGYLPSSLRVHRWRWDNPLGGRHVSYGTEPYLRAPLTAPDVTGCQVLAQWMQVQATLGPHQRCAA, from the coding sequence GTGGGCGGGACCGGTGAATCGACGCCGGGCGACGACCCGGCTTCGGTGACCGGCATGCTGGCGCGCGTCACCGACGAACTCGACGAGCGCTTCTCGGCGCGCTGGGTGCCGTATCCGGCCAGCTACGGCCCGGCGGCCAGTCTCGACGGCGAGTGCTACCTCAGCAGCGTGGCCCGCGGCGTGACGGCGCTCGCGCAGGCGATCGACGACGCCGTCGCCGAGCAGCCGGACCGACCGGTGATGCTGATCGGCTATTCGCAAGGCGCGGTGGTGATTCGCAGTCTGCTCGCCCGGCCGGCGACCGGCCGGTACGCGGCGTCGGTCGCCGGGCTCGGCTTCGTCGCCGATCCGCATCAACCGCCCGGCGCGGTTCCGGGCTGCGACGGGTGGGGCGTGGCGGGTCGCGGACCCGACCTGCCCGCCGAGATCCCGGCATTCTGGGTCGGCGCGCCCGACGACGTCATCTGCAACGCCAGTCCCGATTCGCTGATCCGGGACGTCGCGGACCTGTCCGGCATGTTCTCGGTCGACCAGGTGCGGACCTGGCTCGCGGACGTCTACACACGGGTGCGGGACGCCGAGCTGCAGAACGCGGCGCGGACCCGGCTGGCGCCGAGCCAGTGGATCCGGGACGTGCGGCGGCTGGCGATCGCGGCCCGCGAGGTCCGCGGCTACCTGCCGTCGTCGCTGCGGGTGCACCGGTGGCGCTGGGACAACCCGCTCGGCGGGCGGCACGTCTCGTACGGCACCGAGCCCTACCTCCGAGCGCCGCTGACTGCGCCGGACGTCACCGGGTGCCAGGTGCTCGCGCAGTGGATGCAGGTGCAGGCGACACTGGGCCCGCACCAGCGGTGCGCGGCCTGA
- the ctaJ gene encoding aa3-type cytochrome oxidase subunit CtaJ, translating to MEDWIVNVGMVVIVLTVISVAGCVISMLFSSGVRRPKIPEYTLDQKWTRSPALFSATEIEPMALPRHFEPADTEGGYASGKW from the coding sequence GTGGAAGACTGGATCGTCAACGTCGGGATGGTGGTCATCGTTCTGACGGTGATCTCCGTGGCCGGGTGCGTGATCTCGATGCTGTTCTCCTCGGGTGTCCGGCGCCCGAAGATCCCCGAGTACACGCTGGATCAGAAGTGGACGCGCTCGCCCGCGCTGTTCAGTGCAACCGAGATCGAGCCGATGGCCCTGCCCCGCCATTTCGAGCCGGCCGACACCGAGGGAGGGTACGCAAGTGGCAAGTGGTGA
- a CDS encoding DUF5130 family protein, with protein sequence MASGDIAQQKAGVVDLIGAYNDEGLPLGAAVTASGRISAALFPGATFDTPPFRRDELIALDDALRDASNLAEVRFSVYIGDLSSDLEGDARQILARAPEPAYGTLIAVSPNTRDVVVVSGSEVAGRVNDRVAELGVTAAVSAFKQNQLIDGLVSALRVMATAVARP encoded by the coding sequence GTGGCAAGTGGTGACATCGCCCAGCAGAAGGCCGGCGTGGTCGATCTGATCGGCGCCTACAACGACGAAGGCCTGCCTCTCGGCGCCGCGGTCACCGCGAGCGGCCGGATCTCGGCGGCGCTGTTCCCCGGCGCGACCTTCGACACCCCGCCGTTCCGGCGCGACGAACTGATCGCGCTCGACGACGCGCTCCGCGACGCGAGCAACCTGGCGGAAGTGCGTTTCTCGGTGTACATCGGCGACCTCAGCTCGGACCTGGAGGGCGACGCCCGTCAGATCCTGGCCCGCGCTCCCGAGCCCGCCTACGGCACGCTGATCGCCGTGTCGCCGAACACCCGCGACGTGGTCGTGGTGTCCGGCTCCGAAGTCGCCGGTCGGGTCAACGACCGGGTCGCCGAACTCGGCGTGACCGCCGCCGTGTCCGCGTTCAAGCAGAACCAGCTGATCGACGGCCTGGTCTCGGCCCTGCGCGTGATGGCCACCGCCGTCGCCCGCCCGTAG
- a CDS encoding glycoside hydrolase family 13 protein, giving the protein MSFDPTAPSGSPDQWWTNAVVYQIYPRSFSDLNGDGVGDLAGVIDKLGYLELLGVDAIWLSPIMRSPMADHGYDVSDPRDVDPVFGDLATFDELVAEAHDRDIRVTMDLVPNHTSNQHAWFSAALAAGPGSPERERYLFRPGRGEHGELPPNNWTSVFGGRAWSRIREPDGELGEWYLHLFAREQPDLNWENPEVMADLEQTMRFWLDRGVDGFRIDVAHGMAKAPGLPDMETPAVVLKHTDDDPRFNNDEVHEIHRRIRAVMDQYPGTANVGEVWVESSEEFGKYVRPDELHLGFNFRLATVPFDVDAVREAIDESLAATAAVGATPTWTLSNHDVPREVTRYTPPVPADYPDPEWAAENALGIGIARARAMALVELALPGTVFVYNGAELGLPDADLPDDALVDPVWERSGRTERGRDGCRVPIPWEGEEPPFGFSSSPDTWLPIPADWNRFTVETQLEDVYSTLSLYRQAIELRYARPEFSGDRVDWYGAPPGCLAFRRPGGLICALNGTTSPVPLPHGQILLLSLPLVDGMLAPNAAAWLV; this is encoded by the coding sequence GTGAGCTTCGATCCCACAGCACCATCCGGTTCCCCGGACCAATGGTGGACCAACGCCGTCGTCTACCAGATCTATCCGCGCTCGTTCTCCGATCTCAACGGCGACGGTGTGGGCGATCTGGCCGGAGTCATCGACAAGCTCGGATACCTCGAACTGCTCGGCGTGGACGCGATCTGGCTGTCGCCGATCATGCGGTCGCCGATGGCCGACCACGGCTACGACGTGTCAGACCCGCGCGACGTGGACCCGGTGTTCGGCGATCTGGCGACCTTCGACGAGCTCGTCGCCGAGGCGCACGACCGCGACATCCGCGTCACCATGGATCTGGTACCCAACCACACCAGCAATCAGCACGCCTGGTTCTCAGCCGCGCTGGCCGCCGGCCCCGGCAGCCCCGAGCGCGAGCGCTACCTCTTCCGGCCCGGACGCGGCGAGCACGGCGAACTCCCGCCCAACAACTGGACCAGCGTGTTCGGCGGCCGCGCGTGGAGCCGGATCCGCGAACCCGACGGCGAGCTGGGCGAGTGGTACCTGCACCTCTTCGCCCGTGAACAGCCCGACCTCAACTGGGAGAACCCCGAGGTGATGGCCGACCTCGAGCAGACCATGCGGTTCTGGCTCGACCGCGGCGTCGACGGCTTCCGGATCGACGTCGCGCACGGGATGGCGAAGGCGCCCGGCCTCCCGGACATGGAGACTCCGGCGGTCGTCCTCAAGCACACCGACGACGATCCGCGGTTCAACAACGACGAGGTGCACGAGATCCACCGGCGTATCCGTGCGGTGATGGATCAGTATCCCGGCACCGCCAACGTCGGCGAGGTGTGGGTGGAATCCAGCGAGGAGTTCGGCAAGTACGTCCGGCCCGACGAACTGCACCTGGGCTTCAACTTCCGTCTCGCGACCGTCCCGTTCGACGTCGACGCGGTCCGGGAGGCGATCGACGAGTCCCTCGCCGCCACCGCCGCGGTCGGCGCGACGCCGACGTGGACACTCTCCAACCATGACGTTCCGCGCGAGGTGACCCGCTACACCCCGCCGGTGCCCGCGGACTACCCCGACCCCGAGTGGGCGGCCGAGAACGCCCTCGGCATCGGGATCGCACGCGCTCGCGCCATGGCCCTGGTGGAGTTGGCCCTGCCGGGCACGGTCTTCGTCTACAACGGCGCCGAGCTCGGTCTCCCCGACGCCGACCTGCCCGACGACGCGCTGGTGGATCCCGTCTGGGAGCGCTCGGGCCGCACCGAACGAGGGCGAGACGGCTGCCGCGTGCCGATCCCCTGGGAGGGTGAGGAGCCGCCGTTCGGCTTCAGCTCCTCGCCGGACACCTGGCTGCCGATCCCCGCCGACTGGAACCGGTTCACGGTGGAGACCCAGCTCGAGGACGTCTATTCGACGCTCTCGCTGTACCGCCAGGCGATCGAACTGCGCTACGCCCGCCCGGAGTTCAGCGGTGACCGCGTCGATTGGTACGGCGCGCCGCCCGGTTGCTTGGCGTTCCGGCGCCCCGGCGGACTGATCTGCGCGCTGAATGGCACCACCTCCCCGGTGCCGCTGCCGCACGGCCAGATCCTGCTGCTCAGCCTCCCCCTGGTCGACGGCATGCTCGCGCCGAACGCCGCCGCCTGGCTGGTCTGA
- the pepN gene encoding aminopeptidase N produces the protein MTAPNLTRSAAQQRAALIDVQNYRIDLDLTDGAGGPGETTFRSRTEVRFTATPGAESFIELVAPNLISATLNGAELDVTSFDESVGLPLTGLAEQNVLSVVADCAYSNTGEGLHRFVDPADGAVYLYSQFETADAKRMFACFDQPDLKATYSISVLAPSDWEVISNGAVAETETIGDAKRVGFATTEVMSTYLVALIAGPYATWTDEYTDEHGVIPLGLYCRASLAEFMDADRLFTETKQGFGFYHRTFGIPYPFGKYDQLFVPEFNAGAMENAGAVTFLEDYVFRSRVTRYLYERRAETVLHEMAHMWFGDLVTMQWWDDLWLNESFATFASVLSQVEATEYTNAWTTFANVEKSWAYRQDQLPSTHPIAADIPDIAAVEVNFDGITYAKGASVLKQLVAYVGLEPFLTGLREYFAEHRFGNATFADLVGALERASGRDLSGWGAQWLKTTGINALHPDFQLDDQGRFTDFAVVQGGAEPGAGEIRVHRMRIGIYDDEDGRLVRTHSVEIDVDGPRTEVPELIGVPRGALILLNDDDLTYASVRLDPVSLATATARIGDIADPLPRTLVWSAAWEMTRQAEMRARDFVALVSAGIGAETEVGVVQRVLLQAATALESYAEPGWAADTGRTEFAARLLTLARAAEAGSDHQLAFVTALLGGVVNDDQIAGLRALLDGADPASVGLPGLTVDAELRWKLVKALAAAGAIDPDAEATPVIDAEAERDNTAAGARHAAAARAARPLAAAKTGAWATAFDDDAVANVTVRSMVEGIARPGQYELLAPFTAEYFGKVGELWRRRSSEVAQTVVVGLYPSWEISEDGLAAADAFLASGDVPPALARLISEGRAGVERALRARAFDAR, from the coding sequence GTGACTGCTCCCAATCTCACGCGGTCGGCTGCCCAGCAGCGCGCCGCGCTCATCGACGTCCAGAACTACCGGATCGACCTCGACCTCACCGACGGCGCCGGCGGCCCCGGGGAGACCACCTTCCGGTCCCGCACCGAGGTCAGGTTCACCGCAACCCCGGGGGCGGAGTCCTTCATCGAGCTGGTCGCCCCGAACCTCATCTCGGCGACGCTCAACGGGGCCGAACTCGACGTGACGTCGTTCGACGAGTCCGTCGGGCTCCCCCTGACCGGGCTCGCCGAGCAGAACGTCCTCTCCGTGGTCGCCGACTGTGCCTACTCGAACACGGGCGAGGGCCTGCACCGCTTCGTCGATCCGGCCGACGGCGCGGTCTACCTGTACAGCCAGTTCGAGACCGCGGACGCCAAACGGATGTTCGCCTGCTTCGATCAGCCCGACCTCAAAGCGACCTATTCGATCAGCGTGCTGGCCCCCTCCGACTGGGAGGTGATCTCCAACGGCGCGGTCGCCGAGACCGAGACGATCGGCGACGCCAAGCGCGTCGGGTTCGCCACCACCGAGGTGATGAGCACCTACCTCGTCGCGCTCATCGCCGGACCGTACGCCACATGGACAGACGAGTACACCGACGAGCACGGCGTCATTCCGCTCGGTCTGTACTGCCGCGCCTCCCTCGCCGAGTTCATGGATGCCGACCGGCTCTTCACCGAGACCAAGCAGGGCTTCGGGTTCTATCACCGGACCTTCGGCATCCCCTATCCGTTCGGCAAGTACGACCAGCTCTTCGTCCCCGAGTTCAACGCCGGGGCCATGGAGAACGCCGGTGCGGTGACCTTCCTGGAGGACTACGTCTTCCGTTCCCGCGTGACCCGCTACCTGTACGAGCGGCGCGCCGAGACCGTCCTGCACGAGATGGCGCACATGTGGTTCGGCGACCTGGTGACCATGCAGTGGTGGGACGATCTCTGGCTCAACGAGTCCTTCGCGACCTTCGCCTCGGTCCTCTCCCAGGTGGAGGCCACCGAGTACACCAATGCCTGGACCACGTTCGCCAACGTGGAGAAGAGCTGGGCGTACCGCCAGGATCAGCTGCCGTCGACGCATCCGATCGCCGCGGACATCCCCGACATCGCCGCGGTGGAGGTCAACTTCGACGGCATCACTTACGCCAAGGGCGCCTCGGTGCTCAAGCAATTGGTCGCCTACGTCGGACTGGAACCGTTCCTCACCGGTCTGCGCGAATACTTCGCCGAGCACCGCTTCGGGAACGCCACCTTCGCCGATCTGGTGGGAGCACTGGAACGCGCCTCCGGCCGGGATTTGTCCGGCTGGGGCGCGCAGTGGCTCAAGACCACCGGTATCAATGCCCTGCACCCGGACTTCCAGCTCGACGACCAGGGCCGGTTCACCGACTTCGCGGTCGTGCAGGGCGGCGCCGAGCCGGGTGCGGGCGAGATCCGCGTCCACCGGATGCGGATCGGCATCTACGACGACGAAGACGGCCGCCTGGTGCGCACGCACAGCGTCGAGATCGACGTCGACGGGCCGCGCACCGAGGTGCCCGAGCTGATCGGGGTGCCGAGGGGCGCTCTGATCCTGCTGAACGACGACGACCTCACCTACGCGTCGGTGCGCCTGGACCCGGTGTCGCTGGCCACCGCGACGGCCCGGATCGGCGACATCGCCGATCCCCTCCCCCGCACGCTCGTGTGGTCGGCGGCCTGGGAGATGACCCGGCAGGCGGAGATGCGCGCCCGCGACTTCGTCGCTCTGGTCAGCGCGGGCATCGGTGCCGAGACCGAGGTCGGGGTGGTTCAGCGGGTCCTGTTGCAGGCGGCGACCGCGCTGGAGAGCTACGCCGAGCCCGGCTGGGCGGCCGACACCGGCCGGACCGAGTTCGCAGCACGGCTGCTGACATTGGCGCGCGCCGCCGAGGCCGGATCGGACCACCAGCTCGCGTTCGTGACCGCCCTGCTCGGCGGAGTGGTGAACGACGACCAGATCGCCGGGCTGCGAGCCCTGCTCGACGGCGCGGATCCCGCGTCGGTCGGCCTGCCCGGTCTGACCGTGGACGCCGAACTGCGCTGGAAGCTCGTCAAGGCGCTCGCCGCAGCGGGAGCGATCGATCCCGATGCCGAGGCCACACCGGTGATCGACGCCGAGGCGGAACGCGACAACACCGCCGCCGGCGCGCGGCACGCCGCGGCTGCCCGGGCCGCTCGGCCGCTGGCCGCGGCGAAGACCGGAGCGTGGGCCACCGCCTTCGACGACGACGCGGTCGCCAACGTCACAGTCCGGTCGATGGTCGAGGGCATCGCCCGGCCCGGCCAATACGAGCTGCTCGCTCCGTTCACCGCCGAGTATTTCGGGAAGGTCGGCGAACTGTGGCGTCGTCGTTCGTCTGAGGTGGCGCAGACTGTGGTGGTCGGGTTGTACCCGTCGTGGGAGATCAGCGAGGACGGGCTGGCCGCGGCCGACGCGTTCTTGGCCTCCGGCGACGTGCCGCCGGCACTCGCGCGGCTGATCTCCGAGGGTCGCGCGGGCGTCGAGCGCGCGCTCCGGGCCCGCGCCTTCGACGCGCGCTGA
- a CDS encoding globin produces the protein MVDVSTFYDQVGGESTFRAIAERFYAEVAKDEVLVPMYPEADLTGAERRLRMFLEQYWGGPHTYSDERGHPRLRMRHVPYKIGPIERDAWLRCMEIAVASVPSDVLDDEHRARLLEYFQAAAHSLMNSPV, from the coding sequence ATGGTGGACGTGAGCACCTTCTACGACCAGGTCGGCGGCGAATCGACCTTCCGCGCGATCGCCGAGCGCTTCTACGCCGAGGTGGCCAAGGACGAGGTCCTGGTGCCGATGTACCCCGAGGCGGATCTGACGGGCGCCGAACGGCGGCTCCGCATGTTCCTCGAACAGTACTGGGGCGGCCCGCACACCTATTCCGACGAACGCGGGCACCCGAGGCTGCGGATGCGGCACGTCCCGTACAAGATCGGCCCGATCGAACGCGACGCCTGGCTGCGCTGCATGGAGATCGCCGTCGCCTCCGTTCCGTCCGACGTCCTCGACGACGAGCACCGCGCCCGGCTGCTCGAGTACTTCCAGGCCGCCGCGCACTCGCTGATGAACAGCCCCGTCTGA